TGGCCAAAAGTATGCAGTCGTCTTTATGGACGCCGTGCATTTCAATGTGAGGCAGGACGGCCGAACGTCAAGAAAGCCGTTTATGTTGCTATTGGGACAAGACTGGACGGGCATCGTGAAGTCCTTGGCCTGTGGGTCGGCGGAAATGAGAGCGCCAAGTACTGGGTCGGTGTCCTTAACGAGATCCGTAATCGCGGCACCGAAGATATTTTCATTATCTCCGTCGACGGCCTGACAGGCTTTGCAGATGCGATAAGCGCCGTATATCCCAAGGCCGAAATCCAGCGCTGCATTGTCCATCAGATCCGTTACACGACAAAATTCGTCTCTTACAAGGACATTAAGGCTTTTATGAATGATTTGAAGGGTGTCTATCAGGCTCCTACACTGGAGCAGGCCGAGGAAGGGCTTGACAGACTTGAAGAGAAGTGGGGCTCGAAATACCCGTCTTCGGTAGCGAGCTGGCGGAACAACTGGCCTCAGTTATCCGCTTATTTCAAGTATCCCTATGAGCTGCGCCGGATGATCTATACGACAAACCAGATCGAGAACTACAACCGGCAGCTCAGGAAAGTGACAAAAACACGTACGATCTTCCCCTCAGACGACGCCCTTTTCAAGCTCCTTTATCTTGCGACGATGGACATCACTGAAAAGTGGACCGGCAGGGACAGGGACTGGAGTAAAATTCTGTCACAGCTGTGCATTTACTTTGAGGAACGCATAGAACCCGGAGATCTGGAATAGCCCTAAACGCCTATAAGAAAAGTCCGGGCTGCAGTCCATTGACAGCCCGGATAGCGTATGTCATTATGGTGATACTGAAGCAGTAACGGTAACCCTTTGATGTCTTACATCGATCCAGGGGCAAGGGGTTTACACAGAATAAGTTACACTACCTGTTTAACTTGCTTTTCAGCACAGCCTGTATTTGGCAAAAGAACGCCTTCTGCCCTGTTCGTAGTTCTGCGGCTTGATGTAGGCATGTATCTGTTGTGTTCCAGCAACCTGACAAAATCGCCCTCTGGAATAAAAGCCTTTATATCTCCCAGGGGAAGACGCACAGTTAATAACACGGCGCGTTTACTGTACGGTCCCTGTGTGAGAATTTGTGATTTCATATGTCTAAATTCCGCACGAAGGCCCGGACTTTTGCGGGCCCGGGCCGTGCTTTACTTGAAACTTTTTCGGACTGTACTTATTTCCTTAGTGCAACAGCCCATTTTTACCTACAGTATATGATTTAACAGTTGACTTATGCTACACCGAAGATCTTTTTGAGAAGCATCTTTGCGGCATCAAACGTCAGGGGTTGCACGGAGAAATTGCCGCACGCTTCAACCGAAACTGCTTCGGCGACTTCGTCAAGACGCGAGAGGTCACAGTTCCAAGTTTCGATCGGTGGAATACCTATGCGATCGTTGAACGCTTTGTAGACCTCGCAGACCTTCTCGCCGATCTGTTCGGGCGTCTCGTTCCCTTTGAAGGTCGCGCCCAACATCTCGGCTATCTTTTTGATCTTGCCGGGACAAGTGGGGGCTATCCAACGAAGCACTTCGGGATCGGCATACGCACATGCGGCGCCGTGAACCATACCGTATTTAGCACCCAGAGTGTGTGCTATGGAGTGCCCTGCGTGCGCAAACGCAAGCGACAGACACCAGCCTCCCATAGAGGAGGCTATGCCCATGTTTTCTCTGGCTTCGATGTTTTGGCCGTTATCCACCGCTTGAGGTAACCACTCGTAAACTACAGAGATAAATTTTTCGGATATAAGCTCATTTAGCTTTGTAGAAACGTTGGTGGTATAAGACTCCACAAGATGTGCAAGCACGTCGCTGCCTGTATAAGCCGTAAGCTTCTTGGGCATTCCCATCATAAGCTCGGGATCGATCACACAGAACTCCGACATGGCGTTGTAGCACACAAGCAGATTCTTTATATGAGTTTCGGGATCGCTTATGATAAGGCCGTTTGAGACCTCACTTCCCGTGCCGGCTGTCGTCGGGATCGTAATCAAACCGGGCGAACGTCCAATCACGTTTTCAGGGTTGGCGTATCTGAGTATGGGGCCTTCGTTGAAACGCAATATGTTAATACCTTTCGCGGTATCTATGCTACTGCCGCCGCCTACGGCAATAACGCAGTCGCAGCCGGATTTTTCAAAGACCTTGAAGCCTTCGTCCACGAGATAGGACGGGGGATCGGGAATGACCTTGTCGTAAAGCTCATAGCCAATACCCGAGGCTTCGAGCCCTTTAGTCACTTTATCCACTATGCCCGCGCCCTTTACGCCGCTATCATACACGACGAATGCCTTCGTATAGTTACCGTCTTTGACCACTTCTCCTATTTTTGCAACTGCACCTACACCATAAAGAACCTTAACCGGCTGATGAAAAGTGTAAAACATTTTTTGCTCTCCCCTCGTTTTAAGTATTTTGTATTATTCAGGCCGAACTCCGGCTTGAGTCAATGTAAACGTCGACTATCCTCCCGCGGGAGGCGGGGAAAAGAGGCAGAGCTCTTCTTCATCGCCGACGCTGGCATCCATATCGGTTTGCGCCTTGCCGTGAAGGCTGTAAAACGCCACGTTGTTGATAGGAATATCCAGGATGCCGCATATATCCCTTACAGTCACACCCCCGCCGCATTCGAGGGACACTCCTGTCTCCGAGTTATAAAAACCTTTCTTTTTCTCATAGATGAATGGCAATGCTGAATAGAGCTTTACGGTTATCACTTTGTTTACCTCCTAAAAGGGGAACACACTCTTAAGTTCTTCATCCGTTAAGTCGAAAACGGCGCCTGTCACGTCGTTAGGTTCCGTGCAGAAGAAGTCAGGCAATTTGTCTTTTGAAATACCCATCGCGCGGTTATACTCCAGCTCCAACCTGATGGTTTCCACTCCGAGACCCATCATCCTGTCAACATCCCACGATTCACCCGTCAGTGCGGTAAGCATATCGGCAAGCGCCACGGCATATTTGGGGTCATCCGCCGTGCAGAAGCTTGCAAATATGCAGATGCCTATGCTGTCCATGGTGCACATGGCTACCTGAATGCCGAACGAGGCCTCGGGTGTGCCCGTTTTATCGATGGGGTTCAGATTTGCTGCGCCAAGTAGATTTCCTGAGGTGTGATCCGCGCCTTGCGGACAGGTGGCGTACGTTACGCCAGTACCTTTGAGTGAGCGGGGGTCATAGCCCGCTATGGCCTGCCCTTTTACGGTGGGAATGCGCTTTACTCCAAGGTGTTTGCCTACGCTTTCTGCTCCATTGCCTAGTATCGCACCGAACTCCGTTCCGTCGTTGACCTCCTGAAGCATCGCAATCGCCGCCTCAGCGTCTCCGAAAGAGGCCTTTCCGCCCTCCATTGCCACGCCTATACCTGCGCCAATATCCATGGTGTCAAGGCCTATATCGTCGCACATATAATCCATTTTGGCGACAATATCGGCGTCACCGATGCCACAGTTCGAACCGCAAAGGGCAAGGGTTTCATATTCGAGTCCCGAGGTCACATATTTTCCGTTCTCGTCGACATATTCGTTGGAACAATGGATAATGCAGCCGGGGTTGCAGGCGTGCCCTACTCTTCCGCCGCGTGCCGCCATTTTCTCGGCTATATATTCACCCGAGAGTTTTTTGACGCCGTCAGAATCAAATTTTGAAGATGAGTAGTTGTTGACTGGTAGCATCCCGAACATATTGACGGGATTCACAAGCACCGCGGTACCTAAGTTTGGCATACCCACACCCGAGTTGGGATT
Above is a genomic segment from Synergistes jonesii containing:
- a CDS encoding IS256 family transposase; translation: WPKVCSRLYGRRAFQCEAGRPNVKKAVYVAIGTRLDGHREVLGLWVGGNESAKYWVGVLNEIRNRGTEDIFIISVDGLTGFADAISAVYPKAEIQRCIVHQIRYTTKFVSYKDIKAFMNDLKGVYQAPTLEQAEEGLDRLEEKWGSKYPSSVASWRNNWPQLSAYFKYPYELRRMIYTTNQIENYNRQLRKVTKTRTIFPSDDALFKLLYLATMDITEKWTGRDRDWSKILSQLCIYFEERIEPGDLE
- a CDS encoding iron-containing alcohol dehydrogenase; this encodes MFYTFHQPVKVLYGVGAVAKIGEVVKDGNYTKAFVVYDSGVKGAGIVDKVTKGLEASGIGYELYDKVIPDPPSYLVDEGFKVFEKSGCDCVIAVGGGSSIDTAKGINILRFNEGPILRYANPENVIGRSPGLITIPTTAGTGSEVSNGLIISDPETHIKNLLVCYNAMSEFCVIDPELMMGMPKKLTAYTGSDVLAHLVESYTTNVSTKLNELISEKFISVVYEWLPQAVDNGQNIEARENMGIASSMGGWCLSLAFAHAGHSIAHTLGAKYGMVHGAACAYADPEVLRWIAPTCPGKIKKIAEMLGATFKGNETPEQIGEKVCEVYKAFNDRIGIPPIETWNCDLSRLDEVAEAVSVEACGNFSVQPLTFDAAKMLLKKIFGVA
- a CDS encoding aldehyde ferredoxin oxidoreductase C-terminal domain-containing protein — its product is MAFIFRVNMENKTVKKEAVPKAYASLGGRALITRIMVDETKPDIDALGKENKLIICPGLLGGTICTSTGRISIGGKSPLTQTLKESNAGGIVSQQLCRIGVKAIIIDDCAKKGEWYLLKVNADGIEFIDALEYVGKNNYELSELLKKRFDPKSGILSIGVAGERCYKAASVQVTSTNGYPSRAAARGGMGAVMGSKGLKAIVIDPPTGFSAVTYANKEAFLAAHKVFVEGVRANPNSGVGMPNLGTAVLVNPVNMFGMLPVNNYSSSKFDSDGVKKLSGEYIAEKMAARGGRVGHACNPGCIIHCSNEYVDENGKYVTSGLEYETLALCGSNCGIGDADIVAKMDYMCDDIGLDTMDIGAGIGVAMEGGKASFGDAEAAIAMLQEVNDGTEFGAILGNGAESVGKHLGVKRIPTVKGQAIAGYDPRSLKGTGVTYATCPQGADHTSGNLLGAANLNPIDKTGTPEASFGIQVAMCTMDSIGICIFASFCTADDPKYAVALADMLTALTGESWDVDRMMGLGVETIRLELEYNRAMGISKDKLPDFFCTEPNDVTGAVFDLTDEELKSVFPF